One window of the Anguilla rostrata isolate EN2019 chromosome 13, ASM1855537v3, whole genome shotgun sequence genome contains the following:
- the LOC135237256 gene encoding protein SPMIP1, translated as MRNLLTTQNQNCYRELIEKEAYTRMAWKMKYGDDYPMSFPSRRPKVPQAPKLSTPKTVLPPVVKPPERKKEVSAEPVERTLSAAPLMRPVSPQTKETLYQGFSKEGKGRHLYLRRRVQKGPEDKFDFPLLSSWEYGWRLGDYDRDYRSPANGRSGIVRNTFYARNGIFHFPSPTDQLG; from the exons ATGAGGAACCTGCTGACTACTCAGAACCAAAACTGCTACCGGGAGCTGATTGAGAAGGAGGCCTACACTCGCATGGCATGGAAAATGAAATACGGCGATGATTACCCCATGAGCTTCCCCTCCAGAAGGCCAAAAGTACCACAGGCCCCCAAGCTCTCTACCCCGAAGACAGTCCTGCCCCCTGTTGTGAAGCCcccagagaggaagaaggaggtATCGGCGGAACCAGTGGAGCGGACCCTCAGCGCCGCGCCGCTGATGAGACCCGTCTCGCCCCAGACCAAGGAGACGCTGTACCAGGGCTTCTCCAAAGAAGGGAAGGGCCGTCACCTGTACCTGCGGAGGCGTGTGCAGAAAGGCCCAGAGGACAAGTTCGACTTCCCTCTGTTGTCCTCCTGGGAGTATGGCTGGAGACTAG GTGACTATGACAGAGACTACAGGTCCCCTGCCAACGGAAGGTCCGGAATTGTAAGGAACACGTTTTATGCCAGGAATGGAATCTTTCATTTTCCCTCTCCAACTGATCAACTGGGGTAG